One Paraburkholderia caffeinilytica DNA segment encodes these proteins:
- a CDS encoding isochorismatase family cysteine hydrolase yields MANQSTSELTYESELTGLLIVDPYNDFLSEGGKLYELSRSTLEANRVVEHMRQVLATARAAGLQVFIAPHHRWRECDLHSHWKTIPPIGASADKGRVFADGTWGGSFHPDFEPRPGEVVAQEHWLSSGFANTDLDLQLKKHGVRKLIVIGMRANTCIESTVRFAAELGYEVTLVKDAIGSFGQAEMDASLRFNMPAYANAIVSTDEIVAQLSV; encoded by the coding sequence GAGTCTGAATTGACGGGGCTGTTGATCGTCGATCCCTACAACGATTTTCTGTCGGAGGGCGGCAAGCTTTACGAACTCAGCCGCTCGACCCTCGAAGCGAACCGCGTCGTCGAGCATATGCGGCAGGTTCTCGCTACAGCTCGGGCGGCGGGCTTGCAGGTCTTCATCGCCCCTCACCACCGTTGGCGCGAATGCGATCTGCACAGTCACTGGAAGACGATTCCGCCCATCGGGGCCTCCGCCGACAAGGGGCGCGTGTTTGCCGACGGCACGTGGGGCGGCAGCTTTCACCCCGATTTCGAGCCGCGTCCCGGCGAGGTCGTCGCGCAGGAACATTGGCTCTCGAGCGGATTCGCCAATACGGATCTCGACCTCCAGCTCAAGAAGCACGGCGTGCGCAAGCTCATCGTGATCGGCATGCGCGCCAACACGTGCATCGAGTCCACCGTGCGCTTTGCCGCCGAGCTCGGCTACGAAGTCACGCTCGTGAAGGATGCGATCGGCAGCTTCGGTCAGGCCGAGATGGACGCCTCGCTCCGGTTCAATATGCCGGCTTACGCGAACGCCATTGTTTCGACCG